TCTCTGGATGCCAATGGTAGTTCCTGAGCAAAGGAACTCTCACCAGACTCCACAGTGCTGGTCCAGCACATGAATATTAAGTGCACTTTCTGGGCCTGGCTTCTGTGTCCGACACAACTGTTTGAAGAGCCTCTATAACATCTAAAACTCGGTCCTCTTGTTCAGCTGCTGCCGTGATAAAACTTAATCCATTAAGCACTgggtgaaagaaagaaaccctgaCCATCCAATACCCAATTAATTTCAGAGAGAAATCTTGGTAGTACTCTGATCCAATGCAAGGTTACATTAGGAAACTCTAGTCCCAATAGCAatccaccccccaacccccaattGAAAACATGTCTGGAATTTTAGAATATAGAATGTGTCTGGTTGCTTTAGGGGCTTGGCCTAAATATGGAAACGGGATCTGAATACATGTCTCTTCCAAAATTTACAATGCTTAGTATTTTAAGTATTCCAAataatcaaaaataaataaatatttatttatttatttatactctgatTTATATGCCGCCGCTTTCAAagactcgcggtggtttacaatagaatGGTAAAACGAGAAACCCTTAAAACCCCCACACATTAAAGTACATTAATATACActagaagggaaaagaaaaggcCCATACTGTctctatttttgtgtgtgtgtacaattcTTTTTTCTAAATGTTTAATTGAATTTTATCACTTTGTTCATTTGCAGCCTTGAAGAAACTGCAAGATGATTGTGGTAAGATGGTGATTTTtgagagaacatccagcaattccCTCTCTTGCAGGAGCATGATAGgttgttttggaggacattaattcatggTGTTGCCATAAGCAGAAAGCAATTTGACagcattaaacacacacacatattcaacgCTTTTTATTTCTCTAcgagctgcaaagcccgttcataagaatgggctttggaagggcccccccaggcccctccctggGGCCCGCCAAGCACTGTCGCAGAGGCGGTGAAAGCGTTTGCCGGGTCCTAGCTCTGCCGTGGCTGGTTCCGTGGGGCACAGCAAGCACTCTTGCCACTTCTGTGAGGCGGTGAGAGCGCTTTGCAGGTCACAGGAAAGGGAATCTTCCCCCCCCTGCAagtgggcaaggagggaggatgggaggtggagagggagggccaattccatctcagacagggaggacagtctccaccccaaggcctgtttcacaaatatataagaggaacaatggataaagatacgTAGCCATTCATACTTGGTCGCGATAGCACCAGTGTTTTGCCAGAAGATTTGTGTATaataaattggcaatttccttcATTTCAGAGAAAACCATGGCAGAATTGGGTAAGCCACAGAGCCTTTTTTGAAATCATGCAAGATCAGTTGTTTCAAAATATGCTGTTAAGCATGGCAAATGTCATTGCAGCCTGTTGTTTTCCATTGCAGAATTCAGAAGGGCAGCTTCCCATGCAGGTATGGTAACATATAAATACAACACACCCCTAGGAACTCTCACTCTTTAgatttgcatcccagcccactgCTTTATAAACACTCTGGCAGGTGCTTGATGCATCTGTTGCTGTGAACGCATCTGTTCACCCATTGTAAAGTAGCCCATCTAATTGAGTCAAGtgagaaagaagagttgatttttatactccgcttttcactgtccgaaggagtctcaaagcggcttacaatcaccttcctttcctctccccacaacagacacctagtgaggtaggtggggctgagagctttggcAGAACTGTTCTGTTAGTAatggactgtgactggcccaaggtcacctggctggctgcatgtggaggaggagtggggaatcaaacccagcttgctagattagaagctgccactcttaaccactacacttagCTGGCTCTGGATaactctgatttaaaaaaaaaactgtgatgGGGTAACTTCTTATGCTCCTCAGATATTTCAAACTGCTGGGTCAGAGGGCTTGGTTTTTCCAAGTGGCTAATGGCAGAACAGTAATTTAGTCATGTGTCTCCTAGACCCTAGCATGATACTTTTAACAACTATACAAAGTTGTCACATCCAACGTTTCTGAGGatttaatttccatactgcagtcaTCTCTCTGGTCCATTTGTGGTCCAGGATAAATGAATTCTTGAAATCATTCGAtgtggggagcttggtctgtttagcctagggaggagacgactgagaggggatctgataaccatcttcaagtatttaaaaggctgctatatggaggatggagcaaaattgttccctcttgccctggagagacggACCGGacccaatgggattaaattaattcaaaagaaattccatctaaacatctggaagaagttcctgacagttagggtggtttctcagtggaacaggcttcctcgggaggtggtaggttctccatctttggagatttctaaacagaggctggacagccatctgacagagaggctgattctgtgaaggttcaagggggtggcaggttacaggggatgagcgagagggctgtgagtgtcctgcatagtgcagggggttggactagatgacccatgaggtcccttccaactctatgattctgtgattcttccccAGCTACTATTCCCcttgttatttctttttaaattttttttgaagTTTAATGTCCTCTTTTCTATCAATGACATCattgcttttttctctttctaGTCCATATCACTTTCGATCCTCAGTGCACGCATCCCAAACTCACCACCAAAGGAAAAAACCAAATTCAACTGAATCCTTCGTACTTCAGAGAGAAGGCCCTCAAAGGGTCTTTGATTGCAGTGGCACACGAAGGGTTTTCTTCAGGGCAGTTGTACTGGGAGGTGGAAGTGGGAGACAAAACTTTTTGGGAGCTCGGGGTACTTTCGGAGACGGTAAGGAACAGACTAATAAgtgagaggctggaaaagccaTTGGAGGAAGGGTATGTAAGTATGCAGTGGTTCCAAAGTCAATATCACTGCATTGGAGGAAATAGCCTAACTGATAGTCAGAATGAACCATGCACAGTTGTTGGTGTTTTTCTGAACCTGGATGAAGCTACGCTCTCCTTTTACAATGTTCAGTCAATGTGTTCTATTAGGTCAATCCCTGTAGAGTTCTTGGAGAAAATGTATCCGTTCTTCAATCCTGGTAGAGAAGAGAGCTTCCTTGGTGTCCGCCCAGTGACCTCCCCTCCATGTTTAGCTTCCCTTTAAGAGGTGACAGGATACTGGTCTTATTCCATGCCACTGAGACTTCTGGGTGGGTCAGTTTACACATGTGCACACATCACTCGATTTCTTTCTCTACACTTGACGACTTCAAGTTGATTGCGTGCGCTCTTCACCGGAAGGCAGGGCATTGGAAGTGGTGAAGATAATTTATTTGaagttcatttttattttatttatttagatttgggtTTTTATACCGCCTCTCACAACAGACCATCTCGTGGTGATTTACACTATGCTATAGtgtagatagagcctcttgtggcgcagagtggtaaggcagccgtctgaaagctttgcccatgaggctgggagttcaatcccagcagccggctcaaggttgactcagccttccatccttccgaggtcggtaaaatgagtacccagcttgctggggggtaaatggtaatgactggggaaggcactggcaaaccaccccgtattgagtctgccaagaaaacgctagagggcgtcaccccaagggtcagacatgactcggtgcttgcacaggggatacctttacctttacctttatagtgtaGATTTCTAGATTTACTATAAAACCAATGAAACTACAACATGAAAGCCCATAAAATCCCTTAACAATACAGAGAGACGTGGAAAATAGATGACGGCATGATAACTCCTTAACCTCTAAAAAACAATAACTGTTCCAGCCAAGGGCCTGAATAGATGACCTTGTGAATCCTATTGATCGAGGGGGCGGATTGTTAAAATAGGGCGGGATCCACAGATTGATAGCTCCAgtaaccaccctggcctcaaccaaacgcctggcagaagagctccatcttacaagccctgtggagccTGACAaactccatcaggaccctcagatcttccaggagctcattataccaggttggggccagggctgaaaaggccctggccctggttgaggccaggtaaaaTTATTTAGCAATAAAATAGTGGATTTCATATGGTTTGTTTGCCCAGGCAAGTCAACACTTGAAACTGGAGCCAGTAATCAAGTATGTGAAGCAGCTCAACTAGATGAGCCAGGTATCCTAGAAACAGAAGCTGAACAAAAGATAACATTAGTTGGGTTATACAATACAGCAGAAGACAAAGAAAGTCAATGAGTAATGAATAGGAGGATCTGGTGCTATTCCcagaagacatttttaaaattttgtattggATTCCAGAGATACGCTATCACAAGTCATGCATAGGTCTGAAAAGATGTTCAGCACCTGAGTGTCAGCTGGAATGAGCAGTGTGCACCATAGGATCAAAAACACGgggagaaaatatttttgaagcaTTTATGTTTATGGCCACAGCACAGATCTGTTGAAATGCAAAGATTTCCAGCTATCTCTGCAAGCATTATGTGAAACGAAATGACAAGACTCTCTGTGTACAGTGCATATTTGTGGCTCATGTATTTATTCTGTTCCATATCCTGGCTGGTGTTCTTTATGTCTTGTCATAGGGATTCATTCAAATGAGCACGGACCTCTAGATTCTGTGCAAATTCAAAAGCAATAAATATATAGATATTTTGGGCTTTGTTCCTGTCTCCTTTTGCTTTCTTTCATCAGTTGATACTTCTGCAGAACTTAGTTCAGATAGTACAAACGGAGAGAATCCAAAATTCTATTCTgaacatttaaaaactgaagcTGGGGGCtaatcacaaaaaaaaaatggttttctgAGACTTGGACCTCCATTTACTATTTTCCCCTTCATTGATGTTTACTGATCTGGTCTTGACAACAGGAACTGCCATCTGCCTGCTACCAGCCTTACCGTAGATGGTCAGGAAGATGGACCCAAGAAATGTGTCAATGTGAATCAGACCCTCTTTTCAATTTCAGCAAGACAGACATGTTAAATGTTCCTTCATCTTGCTAACTGAATGGCTTGCCGGGTAAATGGCCTCTTCAGCCATGGTCAGGATTCTTGAGCATCTGAAGATTTCCACTTTACTGTTGTAACGCAGATGTTACTCGCTGTTGGCCCAATGCTGAGACAAGTGATACAGGAATAAGGGTTTCATACAGTGGATTTCCTTTGGTTACTGCTACTGGATAATAGATATCCAGTGATAGAGCGTTCAAAGACGTTTGGGTGCAGAATCTGAGTTTCGTTATTGATTTCAGTGAACTAATCAAACATGTCCCTGGGCGTTGACCTCAAAATACACATATCATGCAGGGAAGGAGATTCGCTTAGTCCTTGAGATGATTGCTTGCATgtttgcaatggcctttggctacatctAATAAATTTAACTGACTGACTGTAAAAGTTAATCACTGAGAAGGAGCAACAGTTATGAAGTAAGGTGTTTAAGTTTGACTTTGTCCTGGCTCCACTCTTTCTCTGTATAAGGTGGTGACTGGAGGCCTCCTGggcttacaactgatctcaaggtgACAGATATCAGGTGGCCAATCTGGGAGGTGaaccctatggcattataacccactgaagcccacctcctcccc
The Paroedura picta isolate Pp20150507F chromosome 16, Ppicta_v3.0, whole genome shotgun sequence genome window above contains:
- the LOC143826363 gene encoding butyrophilin subfamily 3 member A3-like; the encoded protein is MAIFSSWKTQSLWNYFLPFLFVIHSTLGNSRSPLIVLDQYEGAGIRLVCTSEMLFPDLQLLWVDGKGQELLGAPATATPDNTNLASSVLLLPGSGNSTSCRIVSKSTKASAGSTSVAIADIFFPSNSRWMVATFVTVVLGIVVITAVYFTLRKNHHKLALSDNEQKAMEEEIACLKVNLEKEKIETQEALKKLQDDCEKTMAELEFRRAASHAVHITFDPQCTHPKLTTKGKNQIQLNPSYFREKALKGSLIAVAHEGFSSGQLYWEVEVGDKTFWELGVLSETVRNRLISERLEKPLEEGYVSMQWFQSQYHCIGGNSLTDSQNEPCTVVGVFLNLDEATLSFYNVQSMCSIRSIPVEFLEKMYPFFNPGREESFLGVRPVTSPPCLASL